aaaaaatactgtaaaatcAGGTAGCTTTTAGGATTATTATTTGTATGGTATTTCTGCACAGAACGCTGTTATGTGACTAGGCTTGAGGCTGACAGCTTTTATGACATAGAATTTAAATGTGTTCcatattttaaagaaaggaagTTTCATTAGTCATTATTTCTTAGAGCCCCCTTACATAAATATTTCTAAGAAATACGAATAGTATTAGTATACATTAGTCAAAAATAGATTTAATAATTAAATACCAATATTGCTGTTTCCAGACATTCATGCCCTAGAGGATAAATCCATCAAAACTGAGAACTTTTCTTCAAATGAGTATTCTTTGCCTTCGGATGCTGGAACCTTTATGTCTCACAGTCAGAACATCCATCAGAATCACACTGCCGGTTTGGAGCAGTCTGTCTTTCAGCAGGCCTCTGAACTCCTGAACCACATAGGCAAGCATTTGGACAACATGGAACTTCAAACAGTTTCTCCTGAACCTCAAAGAGCAGGAGAATCCGAGATCTTAGACCCCATCTCAAGGCAGCAGGTAATTAATGTGCCACCAAGCAagccttctgctgctccagttggaAATCCCACTGCTTCCCTCCCTACTGCTCCTCGGGTGGGCACCcctgaaagcagcagagctTCTCTTGCCCCTCTGCCAACAGGCACTGCCCAGCTGGAGTCTCTTACAACCTCtctgcatcctgctgctgccaagccaaccacagctgcctttgcacctgctgcagccactgcagctcaacctgctgtccctgccaccAGCATCGCTGTTACTCATGGTCCTCTTTCCAAGCCCACAAATTCTGCTTCTCCTTCTACAACCGTGCAGGTGACCACCAATTCTGGATCTGCTACTGCCCTATCAGGGCTAAGGACTCCAGCCATGGCTCCTGAGCCAACAGTGGTCTCTTCCAATGACACCAGCCATGTGACCCTCCTCTCCTTTCCAGGTTTCATTCTGTCCAGCGATTCCCCCGCATCTTCCCAAAATGACCTTCAGGGTTATGACCCATCTGACTCAGAAAGCTCCCTGTCAGAAGGTGTTCTGAGAGGGAAAGGTGTCTTtcagctgggggaaaaaagcagccTTGTAGCagctttgttttttggggtgataTTCCTGTTCCTAGTTCTTGTGCTGACAGGGAAGAAAATCCATGAATCTCTTCAGAAGAGGCGTTACACCAGGCTGGATTATTTGATCAATGGAATGTATGCTGATGTCTGACTGGGAGAGGGAATAAAATTTTGAGGAGCATCTCTCACTTTTGAGAGGAGAACTCTGAAATAGAACAGTAGATATTGAAATCTCAGAAGAGGATGGATTCCTTTTTTTGGGCTCTAATGGGAAAGCAGGAGGCAGGAGATGGGTTTGGTGGTGAGAaggaaggctctgtgtgtgctgaatAAAATGTCTGTCATTTTTGATTTATTCCTAAATCCTGAGAGTAAACATCTAAATCCAAGTCAAGCTAAGAAGGTCTTATATTCAAGGAGAAAAAGCATTTCATGAGCTTAATCTGTACTGTGACAAGATTAGTGAAATTGAAGTGCCCCTAATAAATTGAGTACCTGTGCAGCACATGGGTGTTTTTAGTGCTATTTGCATCAAATGCTGGAGTGTTACACAATTGCCTGGCAATCCTATTTGCCCTATTTGTAGCTTTAAAGGAATACTTAGTAATAGAGCTTTGCATCCAAATGGTTTTAGgtacaaacaggaaaaaatatattacatatggcataatttaattttccttatCTAAATATAGTTTATGGTTATATACCTATCTTTAAAGTTCTTCTGCATACATCACAGGTATCCTTAAAACTACACACTGCAAATGTGAGTGCTCACAAAGCACACCCTCTTCACTTCTAGCATCCCCTTCATGTGACTGGTAATAAGCATGGACAATTATTTTGATATTAGAaattttttccaacctaaacaactCTATGACTTTATGTTTTCCCGACTTTTCAACAGGGAGAGTGAGTGGGAGCATCTACTGCCACACAACTTCCAGTTCATGTTGTTTAAATTTCCCTTCATGTGCAGTCAGTGTAAACCTGGTTTTAGAATGAAAGGCTAGATTTCAAAGTGTTCGTGTCAGGTGGCATCATCAACAACAAACGTCACAGCAGAGAAGGAAGGGTGCCTCACAAATGCAAGGAAACAATTCTATTACAAAATATGAAATTTGACTCACATCCAAGAGATTCTTAGATCTGTCGAGCTTAGTGTGGTGGGAAGCAGGTGTGATCCAAAAAATGGCCTCAAGGCAAGTTTTCTGAAAGCTCTAAATAACTAAATGCAGAAAATTCTCTGAAAATTCCGTTCTTGAGAGATCAAAGAAAAGTCAGTGTTCCTTGTGTCAAGAACTTGAATTCTTACTATACGGAGGCTGCAAATTGCTTTATATGTATAAAAACAGCTGGTCTGCTACACTGCTTGAGTCTGACAATGGTTAAAAGAAAAGTAGTCTGGATAACCTCTTAAAAGTGACCAAAATTACTGAAGAAATGTACCACAAATTTATCAGCTTGTTTTCTGACTGTGCTTTgtttaactttttctt
The nucleotide sequence above comes from Passer domesticus isolate bPasDom1 chromosome 5, bPasDom1.hap1, whole genome shotgun sequence. Encoded proteins:
- the MANSC1 gene encoding MANSC domain-containing protein 1; translation: MSRGGSRWPLRLLVITCAMAGPALGQECSAEKMENSIIDIHLSLPRGVRGAEPLRVPSAGACVRACCSGHRLAGDKKCNFVIFYAARTSIHPNCYLFYCPSTEACPMKPATGLVSYKITTDIHALEDKSIKTENFSSNEYSLPSDAGTFMSHSQNIHQNHTAGLEQSVFQQASELLNHIGKHLDNMELQTVSPEPQRAGESEILDPISRQQVINVPPSKPSAAPVGNPTASLPTAPRVGTPESSRASLAPLPTGTAQLESLTTSLHPAAAKPTTAAFAPAAATAAQPAVPATSIAVTHGPLSKPTNSASPSTTVQVTTNSGSATALSGLRTPAMAPEPTVVSSNDTSHVTLLSFPGFILSSDSPASSQNDLQGYDPSDSESSLSEGVLRGKGVFQLGEKSSLVAALFFGVIFLFLVLVLTGKKIHESLQKRRYTRLDYLINGMYADV